One window from the genome of Methylomarinovum caldicuralii encodes:
- a CDS encoding formylmethanofuran dehydrogenase subunit C: protein MSALTLTLKEEPRQRVDMSPLSAARELTPAEIAALRLWAGKRRWRVDELFTLEGEDTARLVLRGDCRKLDYIGRDARDLDITVEGNAGAYAGMGMRSGRLHVKGDVDLFAACELRGGLGQIDGNAGDFLGAALPGDKRGMRGGIVLVKGDAGDRCGDQLRRGIILVEGNAGAYCGSRLIAGTIAVMGQVGENPGYGLRRGTLLLWRQPAAVPPTYGDCGTHTLGFLPLWFAGLRHLDSRFADPANAFNRVRRYGGDLASVGRGEILVRAA, encoded by the coding sequence ATGAGCGCGCTGACTTTGACCCTGAAGGAAGAACCCCGCCAGCGGGTGGATATGAGCCCGTTGTCGGCAGCCCGGGAACTGACCCCGGCGGAAATCGCCGCCCTCAGGCTCTGGGCTGGAAAACGCCGCTGGCGTGTGGACGAGCTGTTCACGCTGGAAGGGGAGGACACCGCCCGCCTGGTGCTGCGCGGCGACTGCCGCAAGCTCGACTACATCGGCCGCGATGCCCGCGATCTCGACATCACCGTGGAAGGGAATGCGGGCGCCTATGCCGGCATGGGGATGCGTTCGGGCCGGCTGCATGTCAAGGGCGATGTCGATCTTTTCGCCGCCTGCGAGCTGCGCGGCGGCCTGGGGCAGATCGACGGCAACGCCGGAGATTTCCTCGGCGCCGCCCTGCCCGGGGACAAACGCGGCATGCGCGGCGGCATCGTGCTGGTGAAGGGGGATGCCGGCGACCGCTGCGGCGATCAGTTGCGCCGCGGGATCATTTTGGTGGAAGGGAACGCCGGCGCTTACTGCGGTTCGCGCCTGATCGCCGGCACCATCGCGGTGATGGGACAGGTAGGGGAAAATCCCGGTTACGGCCTGCGCCGCGGCACCCTGCTGTTGTGGCGTCAGCCGGCAGCCGTCCCTCCCACCTATGGTGACTGCGGCACCCACACCCTGGGATTCCTGCCGCTGTGGTTCGCCGGCCTGCGCCACCTCGACAGCCGCTTTGCCGATCCGGCTAACGCCTTCAACCGGGTGCGCCGCTACGGCGGGGACCTGGCCTCGGTGGGGAGAGGGGAAATTCTGGTCCGCGCCGCTTAG
- the fhcD gene encoding formylmethanofuran--tetrahydromethanopterin N-formyltransferase, producing the protein MVINGIHIDDTFAEAFPMKATRAIITAQNLEWAYHSARAMTGFATSVIACGCEAGIERELSPEETPDGRPGVAVLIFAMGGKGLAKQLETRAGQCVLTSPTSALFAGIEGGKPIPLGKNLRFFGDGFQMSKKIGGKRYWRIPVMDGEFLAEETTGMVDAVGGGNFLILAESQPQALAACEAAVAAMKEIPNVIMPFPGGVVRSGSKVGSKYKALNASTNDAFCPTLKGVTKTQLSPEIESVMEIVIDGLTKEDIDRAMRAGIEAVCQLGAGAGIRRISAGNYGGKLGPFHFHLREIMT; encoded by the coding sequence ATGGTCATCAACGGCATCCACATCGACGACACCTTCGCCGAAGCCTTCCCCATGAAGGCCACCCGCGCCATCATCACCGCCCAGAACCTGGAGTGGGCCTACCACAGCGCCCGCGCCATGACGGGTTTCGCCACCTCGGTGATCGCCTGCGGCTGCGAGGCCGGCATCGAGCGCGAGCTGAGCCCGGAGGAGACGCCGGACGGCCGCCCCGGGGTGGCGGTGCTGATCTTCGCCATGGGCGGCAAGGGGCTGGCCAAGCAGCTGGAAACCCGCGCCGGCCAGTGCGTGCTGACCTCGCCCACCTCGGCCCTGTTCGCCGGCATCGAGGGGGGCAAGCCGATTCCCCTGGGCAAGAACCTGCGCTTCTTCGGTGACGGCTTCCAGATGTCGAAGAAGATCGGCGGCAAACGCTACTGGCGCATCCCGGTGATGGACGGCGAATTTTTGGCCGAGGAGACCACTGGCATGGTGGATGCGGTCGGCGGCGGCAATTTCCTGATCCTGGCCGAATCCCAGCCCCAGGCCCTGGCGGCGTGTGAGGCGGCGGTGGCGGCGATGAAAGAGATCCCCAACGTCATCATGCCGTTTCCCGGCGGGGTGGTGCGCTCCGGTTCCAAGGTGGGATCCAAGTACAAAGCCCTCAACGCCTCCACCAACGACGCCTTCTGCCCGACCCTGAAAGGGGTGACGAAAACCCAGCTGTCGCCGGAGATCGAATCGGTGATGGAGATCGTCATCGACGGTCTGACCAAGGAAGACATCGACAGGGCCATGCGCGCCGGCATCGAGGCGGTGTGCCAGCTGGGGGCCGGGGCCGGCATCCGCCGCATCAGCGCCGGCAACTACGGCGGCAAACTGGGGCCCTTCCACTTTCACCTGCGGGAGATCATGACATGA
- a CDS encoding formylmethanofuran dehydrogenase subunit A, whose protein sequence is MLIELKGGTVYDPAHGIDGQVRDLYVQDGRIVEPPPGARVDREYDLSGKIVMAGAIDMHTHIGGGKVNIARTMLPEDHRADPQYHTERLRSGCGHAAPSTLTTGYRYAEMGFTAAFEPAVLPVNARQAHMEMGDIPILDKGGYAMLGSDDFLLRLLRDGADQQIINDYVAWTLNATQCIGIKVVNPGGISAFKFNQRALDLDEQHAYYGVTPRQVLKTLATAVHELGVPHPLHVHGCNLGVPGNVETSLKTISGIEGLPMHLTHIQFHSYGTEGDFKFSSGAARIAEAVNANPNITVDVGQVLFGQTVTASGDNMHQHANAGHAHPKKWVCMDIECDAGCGVVPFKYRDQNFVNALQWAIGLEIFLLVDDPWRVFLTTDHPNGAPFTSYPHLIRLLMDRTFRNAQLSRLHPEAQKMTTLASIEREYSLYEIAIMTRAGAARLVGLDDRGHLGAGAAADITVYTPNEDVEAMFSRPAYVFKNGELVVKDGRVVGVTWGTTHTVKPDYDAGIEKQLADYFDRYMTMKLDNFILRDEEIAEDGRGSVTVHPCGGQG, encoded by the coding sequence ATGCTGATCGAACTCAAGGGAGGCACCGTTTACGATCCGGCCCACGGCATCGACGGCCAGGTGCGCGACCTCTACGTCCAGGACGGCCGCATCGTCGAGCCGCCGCCGGGAGCACGGGTCGATCGGGAATACGACCTGTCCGGCAAGATCGTCATGGCCGGCGCCATCGACATGCACACCCACATCGGCGGCGGCAAGGTCAACATCGCCCGTACGATGCTGCCGGAGGACCACCGCGCCGATCCCCAGTACCATACCGAGCGGCTGCGTTCCGGTTGCGGCCATGCCGCCCCCAGCACCCTGACCACCGGCTATCGTTACGCCGAGATGGGCTTTACCGCCGCCTTCGAACCGGCAGTGCTTCCGGTCAACGCCCGCCAGGCCCACATGGAGATGGGCGACATTCCCATCCTCGACAAGGGCGGCTACGCCATGCTCGGCAGCGACGATTTCCTGCTGCGGCTGCTGCGCGACGGCGCCGATCAGCAGATCATCAACGATTACGTCGCCTGGACCCTGAACGCCACCCAGTGCATCGGTATCAAGGTGGTCAACCCCGGCGGTATCAGTGCCTTCAAGTTCAACCAGCGGGCCCTGGACCTGGACGAGCAACACGCCTACTACGGCGTCACCCCGCGCCAGGTGCTCAAAACCCTGGCCACCGCAGTGCATGAACTGGGCGTGCCCCATCCGCTCCACGTCCACGGCTGCAACCTGGGGGTGCCGGGCAACGTGGAAACCAGCCTCAAGACCATTTCCGGCATCGAGGGCCTGCCCATGCACCTGACCCACATCCAGTTCCACAGCTACGGCACCGAGGGGGATTTCAAGTTCTCCTCCGGGGCGGCGCGGATCGCCGAGGCGGTCAACGCCAATCCCAACATCACCGTGGACGTGGGCCAGGTCCTGTTCGGGCAGACGGTCACCGCCTCCGGCGACAACATGCACCAGCATGCCAACGCCGGTCACGCCCATCCGAAGAAGTGGGTATGCATGGACATCGAGTGCGACGCCGGCTGCGGGGTGGTGCCGTTCAAGTACCGGGACCAGAACTTCGTCAACGCCCTGCAGTGGGCCATCGGTCTGGAGATCTTCCTGCTGGTGGACGACCCGTGGCGGGTGTTTCTCACCACCGACCACCCCAACGGGGCGCCGTTCACCAGCTACCCGCACCTGATCCGCCTGCTCATGGACCGGACCTTCCGCAACGCGCAGCTCTCGCGCCTGCACCCGGAGGCGCAGAAGATGACCACCCTGGCCTCCATCGAGCGCGAATACAGCCTCTACGAAATCGCCATCATGACCCGCGCCGGGGCCGCCAGGCTGGTGGGCCTGGACGACCGCGGCCATCTGGGGGCGGGGGCGGCGGCCGACATCACCGTCTATACCCCCAACGAGGACGTGGAGGCCATGTTCTCCAGGCCGGCCTACGTGTTCAAGAACGGCGAGCTGGTGGTGAAGGACGGCCGGGTGGTCGGCGTCACCTGGGGCACCACCCACACCGTCAAGCCGGACTACGATGCCGGCATCGAAAAGCAACTGGCCGATTACTTCGACCGCTACATGACCATGAAACTGGACAACTTCATCCTCCGTGACGAGGAGATCGCCGAGGACGGCCGTGGCAGCGTCACCGTGCATCCGTGCGGAGGGCAGGGCTGA
- a CDS encoding DUF3592 domain-containing protein, whose amino-acid sequence MTTQLLATLIAAVLVVGIAVALAIYVIRHYVLRSATWRKASGRIVATRLDADEHPRTGARLFGVHVSYEYQGGGRTYHGHRIHPDYIYTNREAFHREILKRYQEGKQVTVLYNPKNPTEAYLELGIPKVLLELVALAVVFMLAVFAVLVEMVAQYAGAGQ is encoded by the coding sequence ATGACGACCCAATTGCTCGCCACCCTGATCGCCGCCGTTCTGGTCGTCGGCATCGCCGTCGCTCTGGCGATCTACGTGATCCGCCACTACGTGCTGCGCTCGGCCACCTGGCGCAAGGCCTCGGGGCGGATCGTCGCCACCCGGCTGGATGCTGACGAACATCCCCGCACCGGCGCCAGGCTGTTCGGCGTCCACGTCAGTTACGAATACCAGGGCGGCGGGCGTACCTATCACGGCCACCGCATCCACCCCGATTACATCTACACCAACCGCGAAGCCTTCCACCGCGAGATCCTGAAGCGCTATCAGGAAGGCAAGCAGGTCACCGTGCTTTACAATCCCAAAAATCCCACCGAAGCCTATCTGGAGCTGGGCATTCCCAAGGTGCTGCTGGAGTTGGTGGCCCTGGCGGTGGTCTTCATGCTGGCGGTGTTCGCGGTGCTGGTGGAGATGGTGGCGCAATACGCGGGAGCCGGGCAATGA
- a CDS encoding formylmethanofuran dehydrogenase subunit B: protein MAKRIEPGLWTEVPSPFCGIAADDLTLRVGDDGRVEVVENGDAVTRAGFEQPLGDTRPRVRGKPVDLETAVAEAAGILGRAEAPLFAGMAADVNGVRAALSLADRLGAVVDTVNAEASLRNLLVLQDSGWMTCTLAEVKNRADLIVVVGCDIDAAFPRFFERHVWQDGMFVAAGERQVTFLGRAPSGTSATAPDGTPPRVLACEDSDLPQVVAALRALAKDAPVTAESVGGINVAELRNLAEALKAARYGVVVWAAGALAWDHAELTVQNLCELVKEINRTTRCSGLPLGGKNGDQTVTQVCGWQTGFPLRVDFRRGAPNYDPWLNAAGRLLAGGEADALLWLAAFDATQTPPAADIPQVVVGRCGMTLDREPEVFIPVGCPGIDHAGHTYRTDNVVAVRLYRLRETELPSAAEVLQAIEARLR from the coding sequence ATGGCTAAGAGGATCGAGCCGGGATTGTGGACGGAGGTGCCCAGTCCCTTCTGTGGAATCGCCGCCGATGACCTGACCCTCCGGGTCGGGGACGACGGCCGGGTCGAGGTGGTGGAAAACGGCGATGCCGTCACCCGGGCCGGTTTCGAGCAGCCGTTGGGGGATACCCGCCCCCGGGTTCGGGGAAAACCGGTGGATCTGGAAACCGCCGTCGCCGAGGCGGCGGGGATTCTGGGCAGGGCCGAGGCGCCGCTGTTTGCCGGCATGGCCGCCGACGTCAACGGTGTCCGCGCCGCCCTGTCCCTGGCCGACCGGCTGGGGGCGGTGGTCGATACCGTCAACGCCGAGGCCAGCCTCCGCAACCTGCTGGTGCTGCAGGATTCCGGCTGGATGACCTGCACCCTGGCGGAAGTGAAGAACCGCGCCGACTTGATCGTGGTGGTCGGCTGCGACATCGATGCCGCCTTTCCCCGCTTCTTCGAACGCCACGTATGGCAGGACGGCATGTTCGTTGCCGCCGGTGAGCGCCAAGTGACATTCCTGGGCAGGGCGCCTTCGGGAACCAGCGCCACTGCGCCGGATGGAACGCCGCCCCGGGTACTGGCCTGTGAAGACAGCGACCTGCCCCAAGTGGTGGCGGCCTTGCGGGCCCTGGCCAAGGACGCCCCGGTGACGGCCGAAAGCGTCGGCGGCATCAATGTCGCCGAGCTGCGGAATTTGGCCGAGGCGCTCAAGGCAGCCCGCTACGGGGTGGTGGTCTGGGCCGCCGGGGCGTTGGCCTGGGATCACGCCGAGCTGACGGTGCAGAACCTGTGCGAGCTGGTCAAGGAAATCAACCGCACCACCCGCTGCAGCGGTCTGCCTCTGGGCGGCAAGAATGGGGATCAGACCGTCACCCAGGTGTGCGGCTGGCAGACAGGCTTCCCGCTGCGGGTGGATTTCCGCCGCGGGGCGCCCAACTACGATCCTTGGCTCAACGCCGCCGGCCGGCTGCTGGCGGGCGGTGAGGCCGACGCCCTGCTGTGGCTGGCGGCCTTCGACGCCACCCAGACGCCGCCGGCAGCCGACATTCCCCAGGTGGTCGTCGGCCGCTGCGGCATGACCCTGGATCGGGAGCCGGAGGTGTTCATTCCGGTGGGTTGCCCCGGCATCGACCACGCCGGCCACACCTACCGCACCGACAACGTGGTGGCGGTGCGGCTGTACCGCCTGCGGGAGACGGAACTGCCCAGCGCCGCCGAGGTGCTGCAGGCCATCGAGGCCCGGCTGCGGTGA